A single genomic interval of Bacteroidota bacterium harbors:
- a CDS encoding T9SS type A sorting domain-containing protein has protein sequence MLKKLTLSSLSLIVVVLLTSTMMSDNGRAGKTGSPGEGTCIDCHSDFSSNMAGGSIAIAGITGGTYTPGTTYNLSVTVARSGMTVFGLGVEALNSANTPAGTFVVTNSAETQIKNATVSSVVRPNLVHQLDGGATSNTHTFNFNWTAPAAGTGNVTLYYAGIAGDHDGSEAGDYPYNGSLALTEGGGCTTPAQPGAITGTAAVCAGSSQTYSIAAVSGATDYIWTLPSGWSGSSTTTSITVTAGAAGGTITVAAHNACGTSMTRPLTVTVNASVTPSVSISANPGNTICSGTSVTFTAAPTNGGSTPSYQWKLNGSNVGTNSATYTNAALANGNTVSCVMTSNANCASPASATSNTVTMTVSGSVAPAVSIAANPGSTICTGTSVTFTATPTNGGATPSYQWKLNGANVGTNSATYTNAALANADAVSCVMTSSSGCASPTTATSNTVTITITTAVTPTVSIAAAPGSTICSGTSVSFTATPTNGGTTPSYQWKLNGGNVGTNSATYTNAALANNDQVSCVMTSNAGCLSTPTATSNTVTMTVSASVTPSVSITANPGNTVCSGTSVTFTAVAVNGGSTPAYQWQVNGVNAGTNSDTYTSSALADGDVVTCILTSNSSCASSSTATSNDITMSVSGSVAPTVSIAAAPGETVCIGTNVTFTATPGNGGSSPSYQWTLNGANVGTNSDTYSNNTLATGDQVQCTMTSNSSCATTSTATSQVITMTVNNSLVPTVSASGPLTFCQGGSVELTASAAAGYVWSPGGETTQSITVDAAGVYSVTVNDGNGCSGSDAGTTVVVNALPVVTLGTFASVCDTIGAFALTGGSPAGGTYTGTGVSGSDFDPSVAGVGTFQIIYSYTNSDGCTNEAAAPLTVDNCSGGGGCTSAPDAPHYIMGPSRVYCNQTGIVYSINPVTDATSYNWTVPTGMTITSNTGTSITVDEDSSFHGGLVCVSAVNACGSSDPECRYVREGRIIISYIHGPHDVCINDSAAVYSISPVAGAVSYAWTIGGGASLIDNGTSATVDFRTATMPWMLLRVAVTDACGNVRYRSMWIHVGHHCHDDGDDDDDDGDGDDDDHGDRIAATSIAYEVYPNPSNGDFQIDLNADANTTAHLMIVDMFGKNVTDKMITLETGANTVAFNMNGIAPGIYIMNIEIPGLGMKTQRLVITK, from the coding sequence ATGTTAAAAAAACTTACACTAAGCTCTCTATCACTAATTGTGGTAGTACTGTTAACCAGCACGATGATGTCGGATAACGGTCGTGCAGGGAAAACAGGATCTCCCGGCGAAGGTACCTGTATCGATTGCCACAGCGATTTTTCTTCGAATATGGCTGGCGGTTCGATCGCCATTGCAGGAATTACAGGGGGGACATACACTCCCGGAACAACTTATAACCTGAGTGTAACTGTAGCCCGTTCAGGGATGACAGTTTTTGGTTTGGGTGTGGAAGCATTGAATTCAGCGAATACTCCTGCAGGAACTTTTGTAGTGACTAACTCAGCTGAAACGCAAATCAAAAACGCAACTGTAAGTAGTGTTGTAAGGCCTAACCTGGTCCATCAGCTTGATGGCGGTGCTACCAGCAATACACACACATTCAATTTTAACTGGACTGCACCTGCTGCAGGAACAGGAAATGTGACTTTGTATTATGCCGGTATTGCCGGTGACCATGACGGTAGTGAAGCGGGTGATTATCCTTATAATGGTTCACTTGCATTGACAGAGGGTGGCGGTTGTACAACTCCGGCACAACCGGGTGCAATTACCGGTACTGCCGCGGTATGCGCAGGTTCTTCACAAACTTATTCTATTGCTGCCGTTTCCGGTGCAACAGATTATATCTGGACACTCCCTTCAGGTTGGTCTGGTTCTTCAACGACTACTTCCATTACTGTTACAGCCGGAGCTGCTGGTGGAACCATTACTGTTGCCGCACACAATGCATGTGGTACAAGTATGACACGTCCTCTTACCGTTACGGTGAACGCCAGTGTTACTCCGTCTGTAAGTATATCAGCTAACCCCGGGAATACCATCTGTTCAGGAACCAGTGTTACGTTCACCGCAGCACCTACCAATGGAGGTTCAACACCTTCGTATCAGTGGAAGCTGAATGGGTCAAATGTCGGAACAAACAGCGCGACTTATACCAATGCAGCGCTTGCGAATGGAAATACGGTTAGTTGCGTGATGACTTCCAATGCAAATTGTGCTTCACCTGCTTCTGCGACTTCCAATACTGTGACTATGACAGTTTCCGGTTCTGTTGCACCTGCTGTTAGCATTGCCGCCAATCCGGGAAGTACTATTTGTACAGGAACAAGTGTAACATTTACGGCTACACCTACGAATGGTGGAGCTACTCCTTCTTATCAATGGAAACTCAATGGAGCTAACGTTGGTACAAATAGTGCAACATATACTAATGCTGCTCTTGCAAATGCTGACGCAGTTTCTTGTGTAATGACTTCCAGTTCCGGTTGCGCATCTCCTACAACTGCGACTTCTAATACAGTAACCATCACTATTACTACTGCCGTAACTCCTACTGTCAGCATCGCTGCTGCTCCGGGAAGCACGATTTGTAGTGGTACCAGTGTAAGCTTCACAGCAACTCCAACCAATGGAGGAACCACTCCTTCTTACCAGTGGAAATTAAACGGTGGTAACGTTGGAACCAATAGCGCGACATACACCAATGCAGCGCTGGCAAACAACGATCAGGTAAGTTGTGTGATGACATCAAATGCAGGATGTCTTAGTACTCCAACCGCTACTTCGAATACAGTGACGATGACAGTATCAGCATCTGTTACTCCTTCTGTCAGCATTACAGCTAATCCAGGGAATACAGTTTGTTCAGGTACCTCTGTTACCTTCACTGCAGTTGCGGTAAATGGCGGAAGTACTCCTGCTTATCAATGGCAGGTGAATGGAGTGAATGCGGGAACAAACAGCGACACTTATACAAGTTCAGCTCTTGCTGATGGCGATGTGGTTACTTGCATACTTACTTCGAATTCCAGTTGTGCCAGCAGTTCTACTGCAACTTCGAATGACATAACAATGTCTGTTTCGGGTTCAGTGGCTCCAACGGTTTCAATTGCCGCAGCTCCGGGTGAAACAGTTTGTATCGGTACGAATGTGACCTTTACTGCTACTCCGGGCAACGGAGGTTCTTCTCCTTCTTATCAGTGGACTCTCAATGGTGCCAATGTAGGAACCAATAGCGACACATACAGCAACAATACTCTCGCTACAGGAGATCAGGTACAATGTACCATGACTTCTAATTCTTCTTGTGCAACAACTTCCACAGCAACTTCACAGGTAATTACAATGACTGTTAACAATAGTCTTGTGCCTACAGTTTCTGCTAGCGGACCGCTTACTTTCTGTCAGGGTGGAAGCGTTGAACTTACGGCTTCTGCTGCTGCGGGTTATGTATGGAGTCCGGGCGGTGAAACAACACAAAGTATCACAGTTGATGCCGCCGGTGTTTATTCAGTTACTGTGAATGACGGAAATGGTTGCAGCGGATCTGATGCCGGAACCACAGTTGTGGTGAATGCACTGCCGGTAGTTACACTTGGAACATTCGCTTCTGTGTGTGATACTATTGGCGCATTTGCTCTCACAGGTGGAAGCCCTGCAGGCGGAACTTATACCGGTACCGGTGTAAGTGGAAGCGACTTTGATCCTTCCGTAGCCGGTGTAGGAACTTTCCAGATTATTTACTCTTATACTAATTCTGACGGTTGTACCAATGAAGCAGCTGCTCCATTGACAGTTGACAATTGCAGTGGTGGCGGTGGTTGTACTTCTGCTCCGGATGCTCCACATTACATCATGGGACCTTCCCGTGTGTATTGCAATCAAACAGGTATTGTGTATTCAATCAACCCTGTAACTGATGCTACTTCATACAACTGGACAGTTCCAACCGGAATGACAATTACCAGCAATACCGGCACTTCAATCACTGTTGATGAAGACAGTTCTTTCCACGGTGGATTGGTTTGTGTTTCTGCAGTGAACGCATGCGGAAGCAGCGATCCGGAATGCAGATATGTACGTGAAGGAAGAATCATCATTTCTTATATCCATGGTCCGCACGATGTTTGTATCAATGATTCCGCTGCAGTCTATTCAATTTCCCCTGTTGCAGGAGCAGTATCTTACGCATGGACAATTGGCGGTGGTGCTTCACTTATAGATAATGGAACATCCGCGACTGTAGATTTCAGAACTGCGACTATGCCATGGATGTTGTTGAGAGTTGCTGTGACAGATGCATGTGGAAATGTGCGTTATCGTTCAATGTGGATTCATGTTGGACATCATTGCCACGACGATGGTGACGATGATGATGATGATGGTGATGGTGATGATGATGACCATGGAGACCGCATTGCGGCAACGTCCATTGCATACGAAGTATATCCGAATCCATCCAACGGTGATTTCCAGATTGATCTGAATGCAGATGCAAACACAACAGCCCATTTAATGATTGTTGATATGTTTGGTAAAAACGTAACAGACAAAATGATCACTCTCGAGACAGGTGCCAATACAGTTGCTTTCAACATGAATGGCATTGCTCCTGGAATTTATATTATGAATATTGAAATCCCGGGTCTTGGTATGAAAACTCAGCGCCTGGTGATTACAAAATGA
- a CDS encoding OmpA family protein, translating to MIKSKKIGHFLAISVISLSIFSCVPARQFEDLQKKEKTCQDENVKLKSDNQDLNTKNTELNAQVLELRKNVDELGKDTTEQGRSHRRLADLYNELTKSYDKLLSNNEKLLAGNTEETKKLIVQLNQIKEDLQRKEDKMKKDSLDLSERERNLIELKGTLKEKEDRVNELQSVLNKRDSTVNALRAAVNDALLGFQNNGLTVNEKNGRVYVSMEERLLFGSGSTIVEKKGEEALKELGAVLDKNKDINILVEGHTDNVPISGTLPSGARDNWELSVLRATSVVKIILKNVNIDPSRLSAAGKGPYQPIDPANTTEARKKNRRTEIILTPKLDELMKVLDQVNTK from the coding sequence ATGATAAAATCAAAAAAAATTGGTCATTTTCTTGCAATTTCAGTGATTTCCCTCAGTATTTTCTCCTGCGTGCCCGCCAGGCAATTTGAGGATCTGCAGAAAAAGGAAAAGACTTGTCAGGATGAAAATGTTAAGTTAAAGTCCGACAACCAGGATCTCAATACCAAAAACACTGAGCTCAACGCACAAGTGCTTGAACTTAGAAAGAATGTTGATGAGCTTGGAAAGGATACCACGGAACAAGGAAGATCACACCGCCGTCTCGCGGATTTGTACAATGAACTCACTAAATCATATGACAAATTGCTTTCCAACAATGAAAAGCTACTCGCCGGCAATACGGAAGAAACCAAAAAACTGATAGTTCAGCTGAATCAAATCAAAGAAGACCTTCAGCGCAAAGAAGACAAAATGAAAAAAGATTCCCTGGATCTTTCTGAAAGAGAACGTAACCTCATTGAACTCAAAGGAACTTTAAAGGAAAAAGAAGATCGGGTTAACGAGCTGCAATCTGTACTAAATAAAAGAGATTCAACAGTAAACGCCCTGCGTGCCGCTGTGAATGATGCTTTGCTTGGATTTCAGAATAATGGATTAACTGTAAATGAAAAAAATGGACGTGTCTACGTTTCCATGGAAGAACGGTTGCTTTTCGGTTCCGGTAGTACCATCGTGGAGAAAAAAGGAGAAGAAGCTTTAAAAGAACTTGGCGCAGTGCTTGACAAAAACAAAGACATCAACATTCTTGTGGAAGGTCATACTGATAATGTTCCCATTTCAGGAACACTTCCAAGCGGAGCCCGTGACAACTGGGAGCTTAGTGTATTGAGAGCTACTTCCGTGGTAAAGATTATTTTGAAAAATGTGAACATTGACCCTTCCCGTTTATCCGCTGCAGGCAAAGGTCCATATCAACCTATTGATCCCGCAAACACCACTGAAGCGAGGAAAAAGAACAGAAGAACAGAGATTATCCTGACACCAAAACTCGATGAGTTAATGAAAGTACTGGATCAGGTCAATACAAAATAA
- a CDS encoding DUF1844 domain-containing protein: MNKNDQLFIQLMYIFHSSAMVAMGKLKNPATDKIERNMEQAQQSIDILEMIREKTKGNLSPELQRTLDGFLTELRLNFVDEKNKDLIGS; encoded by the coding sequence ATGAATAAGAACGACCAGTTGTTTATTCAGTTAATGTATATTTTTCATTCCTCCGCGATGGTCGCGATGGGTAAGCTTAAAAACCCTGCAACCGATAAAATTGAGCGCAACATGGAACAGGCACAACAATCAATCGACATACTTGAAATGATTCGTGAGAAAACGAAGGGTAATTTATCTCCGGAATTACAAAGAACTTTGGATGGATTTCTAACGGAATTGCGTCTCAATTTTGTCGATGAAAAAAATAAAGATCTCATCGGATCTTAA